Proteins encoded within one genomic window of bacterium (Candidatus Blackallbacteria) CG13_big_fil_rev_8_21_14_2_50_49_14:
- the nusB gene encoding transcription antitermination factor NusB: MVKFKFMVSIHPPHKTLSYARHIGRELAFLTVSSLMQQSQEEHADQILLEELLERSVRVLLSEAEDALLTSGKALQEVHEKLSSFELEEKIVLSAKDPQRQIRQKIEEMKAFQAALLLQTEQMERASHLMEESMQIPLLRILADTPQIREFALELAAQYRKHRVQIDTEVDAISPEWPLERMNSIDRDLIRVAAAEMFYDPFVHQIGGDSTPLPVVINEAVELSKKYGTGDSHRFVNGVLRNLISKAEELRRSYRA; this comes from the coding sequence TTGGTTAAATTTAAATTTATGGTTTCTATTCATCCCCCTCACAAAACATTGAGCTATGCCCGACATATTGGGCGTGAGTTGGCTTTTTTAACAGTTTCTTCTCTGATGCAACAATCCCAAGAAGAACATGCAGATCAGATTTTACTGGAAGAACTTTTAGAGCGTTCAGTCAGGGTTTTGCTTTCAGAAGCAGAAGACGCGCTCTTGACCTCTGGAAAAGCGCTTCAGGAAGTACACGAAAAACTGTCTTCCTTTGAACTGGAGGAGAAAATAGTTCTTTCAGCGAAGGACCCTCAACGTCAGATTCGTCAGAAGATTGAAGAAATGAAAGCTTTTCAGGCCGCCCTCCTGCTGCAGACAGAGCAGATGGAGAGGGCCAGCCATCTTATGGAAGAGTCGATGCAGATCCCGCTTTTGCGTATTTTGGCGGATACCCCGCAAATTCGCGAATTTGCGCTTGAGTTGGCTGCACAGTATCGCAAACACCGGGTGCAGATTGATACCGAGGTGGATGCGATCTCTCCTGAATGGCCTTTGGAGCGCATGAACAGCATTGACCGGGATTTGATTCGGGTGGCTGCGGCAGAAATGTTTTATGATCCTTTCGTGCATCAGATCGGTGGTGATTCTACACCTTTGCCGGTGGTGATTAATGAAGCCGTTGAGCTTTCGAAAAAATATGGAACAGGCGATTCTCATCGTTTTGTAAACGGTGTTTTGCGCAACCTGATTTCAAAGGCCGAAGAATTACGCCGGAGTTATCGCGCATGA